In Anopheles gambiae chromosome 2, idAnoGambNW_F1_1, whole genome shotgun sequence, a single window of DNA contains:
- the LOC4576601 gene encoding WW domain-containing adapter protein with coiled-coil homolog isoform X2, with the protein MVMHARKPQRLLSDGYHQSHQYQNTKYSSSKRDYERESSSRSTCYNRDRDNSPAGGTINDSPRDRDRERDRDHRDRDRDRDRDRDRDRDRDRDRDRDRDRDRDRDRDRERERDRDRYQSSGYAMSKLRDKERDRDYKKEKYSDCSRSPKRGRNERDIDHRAMHDRRFKITTSSLPDKRGTSSDDRERERIERDRDRERDRLRERERDRSGVGSIGGGNANTSNNMGVLGSISATIIANALNSGNSNSSMISSSVNAPAGNTSSSVGGNISGNSINQSNDRDRVNRVGDWSEHVSSSGKKYYYNCKTEVSQWEKPREWIEKESRVLVKEQQRDYREKDRDRDKDRCGEKERDERYTSTIVNRSSASAYGKHSSSSSSSSSKNNSRGRWQPLENPLASSRRRTIEEENPDMDISPGDSTPTSDASYSHSSTPTAGLSQIGSQHLQTNIGISGGSSSTNTTAIPVSSSLTPMSSSVIGLNTAVGNNSNAVLEGVNHNLPGLLPRMVSNSAVNQTCAYAQSTAPQGVVPSFNPTSCSSLGVAMLSPALHQATHNSGTAASTLSCTQACPPDAGILSSNAPGPPSLTSSQQQNVSTLSVTQQQGSTIMQQMTHVQQQPLHSQHFTQSPIQASSASSGTVISVTTSLAGLPKILSQITGNKSIEQNDLNPQKALQTINNALMMQSRQQNSSIVHDIGNSPSMLINLRDHALQSPLYNVSNLSHTVHSSSLSIGSTILLNHSTQHNNTSNSHSSSQSNMINNMNLGGCSSGNTALTSDGPPTPTQELDLPLVDHRKLDGLGNVVVTSTTSSSVCSLQSVMASSQCGRSQGPNLTPSLAKYFRADLISHVTGWPSEILEKTIQKLSEEAHILGDLQCSKVSAELKCARSLVRITEITATLQEQKYVLN; encoded by the exons ATGGTAATGCATGCCAGGAAACCGCAACGTTTGCTAAGCGATGG aTATCATCAGTCTCATCAGTATCAG aacACAAAATATAGTTCCTCCAAAAGGGACTATGAACGCGAATCTTCGTCTAGATCCACTTGTTACAATAGGGATCGGGATAATTCACCTGCTGGAGGAACAATAAATG ATTCTCCTCGAGATCGGGACCGAGAACGTGATCGTGATCATCGTGACCGTGACCGTGACCGTGACCGTGACCGTGACCGTGACCGTGaccgtgatcgtgatcgtgatcgtgatcgtgatcgtgatcgtgatcgtgatcgtgatcgtgaaagagaaagagatcgTGATCGATATCAATCATCTGGGTACGCAATGAGTAAACTGCGTGACAAGGAACGCGATCGAgattataaaaaagaaaaatattcag ACTGTTCTCGGTCACCTAAGAGAGGCCGCAATGAAAGAGACATCGATCATCGTGCAATGCACGATAGGAGATTTAAAATAACGACATCTTCACTCCCCGATAAACGCGGAACTTCTAGTGATGATCGCGAACGTGAACGAATTGAACGAGATAGAGATCGCGAACGAGATCGTTTACGAGAACGCGAGCGCGACAGAAGCGGTGTTGGTAGTATTGGAGGTGGTAATGCTAATACTAGCAACAACATGGGAGTACTTGGCAGCATTTCAGCGACTATAATTGCCAATGCGCTTAATAGTGGAAATTCTAACAGCAGTATGATAAGCTCTTCTGTAAATGCTCCTGCTGGTAATACAAGCAGTAGTGTTGGAGGTAACATCTCTGGAAATAGTATCAACCAAAGCAACGATCGAGATCGTGTGAACCGTGTTGGAGATTGGAGTGAACATGTTAGCTCATccggaaaaaaatattactatAACTGCAAAACAGAAGTATCGCAATGGGAAAAGCCTCGCGAGTGGATAGAGAAAGAAAG TCGTGTGTTAGTTAAGGAGCAGCAGCGGGATTATAGAGAAAAAGATCGCGACCGTGATAAAGATAGGTGCGGAGAAAAAGAACGTGATGAACGCTATACGTCAACTATAGTAAATCGTTCATCCGCTTCAGCATACGGAAAGCattccagcagcagtagcagcagtagcagcaaaaaTAATTCCCGAGGACGATGGCAACCCTTAGAAAACCCACTAGCTTCTTCAAGAAGGCGAACCATTGAGGAAGAAAATCCGGACATGGATATCAGTCCTGGTGACTCTACACCAACCTCGGATGCTAGTTATTCTCACTCTAGTACACCCACTGCTGGTCTATCTCAAATAGGTTCCCAGCATTTACAGACAAATATTGGTATATCTGGTGGAAGTagcagcacaaacacaacagcTATCCCTGTTTCGAGTAGTTTGACACCGATGTCATCATCTGTGATTGGATTGAACACTGCCGTTGGAAACAACAGCAATGCGGTTTTAGAAGGTGTTAACCATAACTTACCTGGTCTCTTGCCACGAATGGTGTCCAACTCTGCAGTTAACCAAACATGCGCTTACGCACAGTCGACGGCACCTCAAGGTGTAGTGCCCTCATTTAATCCAACGTCATGCTCTTCCTTGGGGGTGGCTATGCTGTCTCCAGCCTTGCATCAGGCCACGCATAATTCTGGTACTGCTGCTTCGACATTATCGTGTACACAAGCATGCCCACCAGATGCAGGAATTCTCAGCTCTAATGCACCAGGACCTCCATCGCTTACG TCATCGCAGCAACAAAATGTTTCAACTCTTTCAGTAACACAACAACAAGGCTCTACAATTATGCAACAGATGACTCATGTGCAACAGCAACCGTTACATTCTCAGCATTTCACGCAGTCCCCTATCCAGGCATCTTCTGCTAGCAGTGGGACAGTCATCAGTGTCACAACATCGTTAGCAGGATTACCTAAAATTCTTTCTCAGATTACTGGAAACAAATCCATAGAACAGAATGACCTGAATCCACAAAAGGCCTTGCAAACTATCAATAATGCGTTAATGATGCAGTCCCGGCAACAGAATTCCAGTATTGTGCATGATATAGGCAACAGTCCTTCAATGTTGATTAATTTAAG AGATCATGCATTACAATCGCCACTTTACAACGTATCTAATTTATCGCATACTGTCCATTCGTCTTCTCTTTCAATTGGATCGACAATTCTTTTAAATcacagcacacaacacaataATACATCCAATAGCCATTCTAGTAGTCAATCGAATATGATAAACAACATGAACTTGGGAGGATGCAGTAGTGGTAATACAGCCCTTACGAGTGATGGACCTCCGACCCCTACGCAAGAGCTTGATTTACCATTGGTAGATCATAGAAAAC TAGATGGATTGGGTAACGTTGTGGTGACATCGACTACGTCCAGCTCCGTATGCAGTCTACAGAGCGTCATGGCGTCATCTCAATGCGGTCGATCTCAGGGCCCAAATTTAACGCCTAGCTTAGCAAAATATTTCCGTGCCGATCTAATATCTCACGTTACTGGATGGCCATCAGAAATATTGGAAAAGACg ATTCAAAAACTTTCCGAGGAAGCACATATTTTAGGAGATTTACAATGCAGCAAAGTATCTGCCGAGTTAAAATGTGCAAGAAGTTTAGTTAGAATAACCGAAATTACAGCAACCCTGCAAGAACAGAAGTATGTATTGAATTAA
- the LOC4576601 gene encoding WW domain-containing adapter protein with coiled-coil homolog isoform X1, translating to MVMHARKPQRLLSDGYHQSHQYQNTKYSSSKRDYERESSSRSTCYNRDRDNSPAGGTINDSPRDRDRERDRDHRDRDRDRDRDRDRDRDRDRDRDRDRDRDRDRDRDRERERDRDRYQSSGYAMSKLRDKERDRDYKKEKYSDCSRSPKRGRNERDIDHRAMHDRRFKITTSSLPDKRGTSSDDRERERIERDRDRERDRLRERERDRSGVGSIGGGNANTSNNMGVLGSISATIIANALNSGNSNSSMISSSVNAPAGNTSSSVGGNISGNSINQSNDRDRVNRVGDWSEHVSSSGKKYYYNCKTEVSQWEKPREWIEKESRVLVKEQQRDYREKDRDRDKDRCGEKERDERYTSTIVNRSSASAYGKHSSSSSSSSSKNNSRGRWQPLENPLASSRRRTIEEENPDMDISPGDSTPTSDASYSHSSTPTAGLSQIGSQHLQTNIGISGGSSSTNTTAIPVSSSLTPMSSSVIGLNTAVGNNSNAVLEGVNHNLPGLLPRMVSNSAVNQTCAYAQSTAPQGVVPSFNPTSCSSLGVAMLSPALHQATHNSGTAASTLSCTQACPPDAGILSSNAPGPPSLTSSQQQNVSTLSVTQQQGSTIMQQMTHVQQQPLHSQHFTQSPIQASSASSGTVISVTTSLAGLPKILSQITGNKSIEQNDLNPQKALQTINNALMMQSRQQNSSIVHDIGNSPSMLINLRDHALQSPLYNVSNLSHTVHSSSLSIGSTILLNHSTQHNNTSNSHSSSQSNMINNMNLGGCSSGNTALTSDGPPTPTQELDLPLVDHRKLVDGLGNVVVTSTTSSSVCSLQSVMASSQCGRSQGPNLTPSLAKYFRADLISHVTGWPSEILEKTIQKLSEEAHILGDLQCSKVSAELKCARSLVRITEITATLQEQKYVLN from the exons ATGGTAATGCATGCCAGGAAACCGCAACGTTTGCTAAGCGATGG aTATCATCAGTCTCATCAGTATCAG aacACAAAATATAGTTCCTCCAAAAGGGACTATGAACGCGAATCTTCGTCTAGATCCACTTGTTACAATAGGGATCGGGATAATTCACCTGCTGGAGGAACAATAAATG ATTCTCCTCGAGATCGGGACCGAGAACGTGATCGTGATCATCGTGACCGTGACCGTGACCGTGACCGTGACCGTGACCGTGACCGTGaccgtgatcgtgatcgtgatcgtgatcgtgatcgtgatcgtgatcgtgatcgtgatcgtgaaagagaaagagatcgTGATCGATATCAATCATCTGGGTACGCAATGAGTAAACTGCGTGACAAGGAACGCGATCGAgattataaaaaagaaaaatattcag ACTGTTCTCGGTCACCTAAGAGAGGCCGCAATGAAAGAGACATCGATCATCGTGCAATGCACGATAGGAGATTTAAAATAACGACATCTTCACTCCCCGATAAACGCGGAACTTCTAGTGATGATCGCGAACGTGAACGAATTGAACGAGATAGAGATCGCGAACGAGATCGTTTACGAGAACGCGAGCGCGACAGAAGCGGTGTTGGTAGTATTGGAGGTGGTAATGCTAATACTAGCAACAACATGGGAGTACTTGGCAGCATTTCAGCGACTATAATTGCCAATGCGCTTAATAGTGGAAATTCTAACAGCAGTATGATAAGCTCTTCTGTAAATGCTCCTGCTGGTAATACAAGCAGTAGTGTTGGAGGTAACATCTCTGGAAATAGTATCAACCAAAGCAACGATCGAGATCGTGTGAACCGTGTTGGAGATTGGAGTGAACATGTTAGCTCATccggaaaaaaatattactatAACTGCAAAACAGAAGTATCGCAATGGGAAAAGCCTCGCGAGTGGATAGAGAAAGAAAG TCGTGTGTTAGTTAAGGAGCAGCAGCGGGATTATAGAGAAAAAGATCGCGACCGTGATAAAGATAGGTGCGGAGAAAAAGAACGTGATGAACGCTATACGTCAACTATAGTAAATCGTTCATCCGCTTCAGCATACGGAAAGCattccagcagcagtagcagcagtagcagcaaaaaTAATTCCCGAGGACGATGGCAACCCTTAGAAAACCCACTAGCTTCTTCAAGAAGGCGAACCATTGAGGAAGAAAATCCGGACATGGATATCAGTCCTGGTGACTCTACACCAACCTCGGATGCTAGTTATTCTCACTCTAGTACACCCACTGCTGGTCTATCTCAAATAGGTTCCCAGCATTTACAGACAAATATTGGTATATCTGGTGGAAGTagcagcacaaacacaacagcTATCCCTGTTTCGAGTAGTTTGACACCGATGTCATCATCTGTGATTGGATTGAACACTGCCGTTGGAAACAACAGCAATGCGGTTTTAGAAGGTGTTAACCATAACTTACCTGGTCTCTTGCCACGAATGGTGTCCAACTCTGCAGTTAACCAAACATGCGCTTACGCACAGTCGACGGCACCTCAAGGTGTAGTGCCCTCATTTAATCCAACGTCATGCTCTTCCTTGGGGGTGGCTATGCTGTCTCCAGCCTTGCATCAGGCCACGCATAATTCTGGTACTGCTGCTTCGACATTATCGTGTACACAAGCATGCCCACCAGATGCAGGAATTCTCAGCTCTAATGCACCAGGACCTCCATCGCTTACG TCATCGCAGCAACAAAATGTTTCAACTCTTTCAGTAACACAACAACAAGGCTCTACAATTATGCAACAGATGACTCATGTGCAACAGCAACCGTTACATTCTCAGCATTTCACGCAGTCCCCTATCCAGGCATCTTCTGCTAGCAGTGGGACAGTCATCAGTGTCACAACATCGTTAGCAGGATTACCTAAAATTCTTTCTCAGATTACTGGAAACAAATCCATAGAACAGAATGACCTGAATCCACAAAAGGCCTTGCAAACTATCAATAATGCGTTAATGATGCAGTCCCGGCAACAGAATTCCAGTATTGTGCATGATATAGGCAACAGTCCTTCAATGTTGATTAATTTAAG AGATCATGCATTACAATCGCCACTTTACAACGTATCTAATTTATCGCATACTGTCCATTCGTCTTCTCTTTCAATTGGATCGACAATTCTTTTAAATcacagcacacaacacaataATACATCCAATAGCCATTCTAGTAGTCAATCGAATATGATAAACAACATGAACTTGGGAGGATGCAGTAGTGGTAATACAGCCCTTACGAGTGATGGACCTCCGACCCCTACGCAAGAGCTTGATTTACCATTGGTAGATCATAGAAAAC TAGTAGATGGATTGGGTAACGTTGTGGTGACATCGACTACGTCCAGCTCCGTATGCAGTCTACAGAGCGTCATGGCGTCATCTCAATGCGGTCGATCTCAGGGCCCAAATTTAACGCCTAGCTTAGCAAAATATTTCCGTGCCGATCTAATATCTCACGTTACTGGATGGCCATCAGAAATATTGGAAAAGACg ATTCAAAAACTTTCCGAGGAAGCACATATTTTAGGAGATTTACAATGCAGCAAAGTATCTGCCGAGTTAAAATGTGCAAGAAGTTTAGTTAGAATAACCGAAATTACAGCAACCCTGCAAGAACAGAAGTATGTATTGAATTAA
- the LOC4576601 gene encoding WW domain-containing adapter protein with coiled-coil homolog isoform X3, producing the protein MVMHARKPQRLLSDGYHQSHQYQNTKYSSSKRDYERESSSRSTCYNRDRDNSPAGGTINDSPRDRDRERDRDHRDRDRDRDRDRDRDRDRDRDRDRDRDRDRDRDRDRERERDRDRYQSSGYAMSKLRDKERDRDYKKEKYSDCSRSPKRGRNERDIDHRAMHDRRFKITTSSLPDKRGTSSDDRERERIERDRDRERDRLRERERDRSGVGSIGGGNANTSNNMGVLGSISATIIANALNSGNSNSSMISSSVNAPAGNTSSSVGGNISGNSINQSNDRDRVNRVGDWSEHVSSSGKKYYYNCKTEVSQWEKPREWIEKESRVLVKEQQRDYREKDRDRDKDRCGEKERDERYTSTIVNRSSASAYGKHSSSSSSSSSKNNSRGRWQPLENPLASSRRRTIEEENPDMDISPGDSTPTSDASYSHSSTPTAGLSQIGSQHLQTNIGISGGSSSTNTTAIPVSSSLTPMSSSVIGLNTAVGNNSNAVLEGVNHNLPGLLPRMVSNSAVNQTCAYAQSTAPQGVVPSFNPTSCSSLGVAMLSPALHQATHNSGTAASTLSCTQACPPDAGILSSNAPGPPSLTSSQQQNVSTLSVTQQQGSTIMQQMTHVQQQPLHSQHFTQSPIQASSASSGTVISVTTSLAGLPKILSQITGNKSIEQNDLNPQKALQTINNALMMQSRQQNSSIVHDIGNSPSMLINLRSCITIATLQRI; encoded by the exons ATGGTAATGCATGCCAGGAAACCGCAACGTTTGCTAAGCGATGG aTATCATCAGTCTCATCAGTATCAG aacACAAAATATAGTTCCTCCAAAAGGGACTATGAACGCGAATCTTCGTCTAGATCCACTTGTTACAATAGGGATCGGGATAATTCACCTGCTGGAGGAACAATAAATG ATTCTCCTCGAGATCGGGACCGAGAACGTGATCGTGATCATCGTGACCGTGACCGTGACCGTGACCGTGACCGTGACCGTGACCGTGaccgtgatcgtgatcgtgatcgtgatcgtgatcgtgatcgtgatcgtgatcgtgatcgtgaaagagaaagagatcgTGATCGATATCAATCATCTGGGTACGCAATGAGTAAACTGCGTGACAAGGAACGCGATCGAgattataaaaaagaaaaatattcag ACTGTTCTCGGTCACCTAAGAGAGGCCGCAATGAAAGAGACATCGATCATCGTGCAATGCACGATAGGAGATTTAAAATAACGACATCTTCACTCCCCGATAAACGCGGAACTTCTAGTGATGATCGCGAACGTGAACGAATTGAACGAGATAGAGATCGCGAACGAGATCGTTTACGAGAACGCGAGCGCGACAGAAGCGGTGTTGGTAGTATTGGAGGTGGTAATGCTAATACTAGCAACAACATGGGAGTACTTGGCAGCATTTCAGCGACTATAATTGCCAATGCGCTTAATAGTGGAAATTCTAACAGCAGTATGATAAGCTCTTCTGTAAATGCTCCTGCTGGTAATACAAGCAGTAGTGTTGGAGGTAACATCTCTGGAAATAGTATCAACCAAAGCAACGATCGAGATCGTGTGAACCGTGTTGGAGATTGGAGTGAACATGTTAGCTCATccggaaaaaaatattactatAACTGCAAAACAGAAGTATCGCAATGGGAAAAGCCTCGCGAGTGGATAGAGAAAGAAAG TCGTGTGTTAGTTAAGGAGCAGCAGCGGGATTATAGAGAAAAAGATCGCGACCGTGATAAAGATAGGTGCGGAGAAAAAGAACGTGATGAACGCTATACGTCAACTATAGTAAATCGTTCATCCGCTTCAGCATACGGAAAGCattccagcagcagtagcagcagtagcagcaaaaaTAATTCCCGAGGACGATGGCAACCCTTAGAAAACCCACTAGCTTCTTCAAGAAGGCGAACCATTGAGGAAGAAAATCCGGACATGGATATCAGTCCTGGTGACTCTACACCAACCTCGGATGCTAGTTATTCTCACTCTAGTACACCCACTGCTGGTCTATCTCAAATAGGTTCCCAGCATTTACAGACAAATATTGGTATATCTGGTGGAAGTagcagcacaaacacaacagcTATCCCTGTTTCGAGTAGTTTGACACCGATGTCATCATCTGTGATTGGATTGAACACTGCCGTTGGAAACAACAGCAATGCGGTTTTAGAAGGTGTTAACCATAACTTACCTGGTCTCTTGCCACGAATGGTGTCCAACTCTGCAGTTAACCAAACATGCGCTTACGCACAGTCGACGGCACCTCAAGGTGTAGTGCCCTCATTTAATCCAACGTCATGCTCTTCCTTGGGGGTGGCTATGCTGTCTCCAGCCTTGCATCAGGCCACGCATAATTCTGGTACTGCTGCTTCGACATTATCGTGTACACAAGCATGCCCACCAGATGCAGGAATTCTCAGCTCTAATGCACCAGGACCTCCATCGCTTACG TCATCGCAGCAACAAAATGTTTCAACTCTTTCAGTAACACAACAACAAGGCTCTACAATTATGCAACAGATGACTCATGTGCAACAGCAACCGTTACATTCTCAGCATTTCACGCAGTCCCCTATCCAGGCATCTTCTGCTAGCAGTGGGACAGTCATCAGTGTCACAACATCGTTAGCAGGATTACCTAAAATTCTTTCTCAGATTACTGGAAACAAATCCATAGAACAGAATGACCTGAATCCACAAAAGGCCTTGCAAACTATCAATAATGCGTTAATGATGCAGTCCCGGCAACAGAATTCCAGTATTGTGCATGATATAGGCAACAGTCCTTCAATGTTGATTAATTTAAG ATCATGCATTACAATCGCCACTTTACAACGTATCTAA
- the LOC4576601 gene encoding serine/threonine-protein kinase prpf4B isoform X4 — protein MVMHARKPQRLLSDGYHQSHQYQNTKYSSSKRDYERESSSRSTCYNRDRDNSPAGGTINDSPRDRDRERDRDHRDRDRDRDRDRDRDRDRDRDRDRDRDRDRDRDRDRERERDRDRYQSSGYAMSKLRDKERDRDYKKEKYSGLFV, from the exons ATGGTAATGCATGCCAGGAAACCGCAACGTTTGCTAAGCGATGG aTATCATCAGTCTCATCAGTATCAG aacACAAAATATAGTTCCTCCAAAAGGGACTATGAACGCGAATCTTCGTCTAGATCCACTTGTTACAATAGGGATCGGGATAATTCACCTGCTGGAGGAACAATAAATG ATTCTCCTCGAGATCGGGACCGAGAACGTGATCGTGATCATCGTGACCGTGACCGTGACCGTGACCGTGACCGTGACCGTGACCGTGaccgtgatcgtgatcgtgatcgtgatcgtgatcgtgatcgtgatcgtgatcgtgatcgtgaaagagaaagagatcgTGATCGATATCAATCATCTGGGTACGCAATGAGTAAACTGCGTGACAAGGAACGCGATCGAgattataaaaaagaaaaatattcaggtttgtttgtgtaa